From a region of the Paenibacillus sp. FSL R10-2734 genome:
- a CDS encoding succinylglutamate desuccinylase/aspartoacylase family protein, translating into MIIENYTLASSTSHATPYYVIRGELPGPVFMVVSGIHGNETASIRAAQNIVNRLRQGEQYIHRGTLIIVPLMNQKAYRKRIRGVPDLNRTFPRTRNAAAKHPVSVALLQLVRRYRPTWYLDLHEANGLSQRNPKRLGQTIIIKPGSRGTTTARRIINGINGSITNSAHHFNIRFRERPGSSRAAVSRILGAKAFTVETCWSLDRELRIRYQIDIVNRFLRSAGLTW; encoded by the coding sequence ATGATCATTGAGAATTATACCTTAGCATCGTCCACATCGCATGCCACCCCTTATTATGTGATCAGAGGTGAGCTCCCTGGTCCTGTGTTTATGGTGGTGTCCGGCATACATGGGAATGAAACGGCAAGCATACGTGCCGCGCAAAACATCGTGAATCGCTTGAGACAAGGAGAACAATATATTCACCGAGGTACTCTTATTATTGTTCCCCTCATGAATCAAAAAGCTTATCGAAAACGTATTCGAGGCGTGCCAGATTTGAATCGAACGTTTCCACGCACTCGGAATGCAGCTGCAAAACATCCAGTATCCGTAGCCTTGCTTCAATTAGTACGGCGATATCGGCCGACTTGGTATCTTGACCTCCATGAAGCGAATGGCCTATCTCAAAGAAATCCTAAGCGGCTCGGTCAGACGATTATCATAAAGCCGGGGAGCCGGGGTACGACTACAGCAAGACGCATCATAAATGGCATTAACGGTTCGATCACTAATTCAGCCCATCATTTTAACATCCGTTTCCGCGAGCGTCCGGGTTCGTCACGTGCAGCTGTCTCCCGTATATTAGGAGCGAAAGCTTTTACTGTGGAAACTTGTTGGAGTCTTGATCGTGAGCTACGTATTCGCTACCAGATAGACATTGTTAACCGTTTTTTAAGAAGTGCTGGGTTGACGTGGTGA
- a CDS encoding HAMP domain-containing sensor histidine kinase, with amino-acid sequence MPKMIYSFRTKMIMLLMASMLVSGGITFLIYKALQHYYHSEVKFENPLTKIRYVIRDIGDVNTFLIIFVPLAILFFFLFTKPYAKYFKEISKGIHQLASGDFSERVNIPSKDEFGIIGQDLNLAIENLQEAIERGDIAESSKDQLVLNLAHDLRTPLTSVIGYLDLILKDDGLTPEQKKHYTTIAYTKSQRLEKLIDELFEITRMNYGKLKLEKTSIDLSELLLQLNEELYPVFEKNGLTSRLDMTQSLKIYGDGELLARVFENLLTNAARYGNDGQYIDIHGYLVANEVVVEVINYGNCIEPEELPRIFDMFYTGDRARTNPTGSTGLGLFITKNIVEQHDGTVSVHSNVVRTLFEVRLPHNSI; translated from the coding sequence ATGCCTAAAATGATTTATAGTTTTCGTACAAAAATGATTATGCTGCTGATGGCCAGTATGCTAGTATCCGGTGGGATAACCTTTTTAATCTACAAAGCGCTCCAGCATTATTATCACTCTGAGGTGAAATTTGAGAACCCACTAACCAAAATTCGCTATGTAATAAGAGATATTGGAGATGTGAATACATTTTTAATTATCTTTGTACCACTTGCCATTCTATTCTTCTTCTTATTTACTAAACCGTATGCAAAATACTTCAAGGAAATTTCAAAGGGGATTCATCAGCTAGCTTCAGGTGATTTCTCAGAACGCGTGAATATACCCTCGAAAGATGAATTTGGGATTATTGGACAAGATCTTAATCTAGCCATTGAGAATTTGCAAGAAGCTATTGAGCGGGGAGACATTGCCGAGAGCAGTAAAGATCAACTCGTGTTGAATCTGGCACATGATCTGCGAACACCACTAACCTCGGTTATAGGCTATTTGGATCTTATTTTAAAGGACGATGGATTAACTCCTGAACAAAAGAAACATTACACGACGATTGCTTATACCAAATCTCAGCGTTTGGAAAAATTGATCGATGAACTGTTTGAAATTACAAGAATGAACTATGGCAAGCTTAAACTCGAGAAGACCTCTATTGATCTGAGCGAGCTTCTCTTACAATTAAATGAAGAATTATATCCAGTCTTTGAGAAAAATGGTCTAACCTCCAGATTGGATATGACACAATCTTTGAAGATATACGGCGACGGGGAATTGTTAGCACGTGTATTTGAGAACCTTCTTACGAATGCGGCTCGATACGGAAACGACGGTCAATATATTGATATTCATGGTTACTTGGTCGCTAACGAGGTAGTCGTTGAAGTGATCAACTATGGAAATTGTATTGAACCGGAAGAGCTGCCACGTATTTTTGATATGTTTTACACAGGGGATCGTGCACGAACGAATCCAACAGGAAGTACGGGTCTTGGCTTGTTTATTACTAAAAATATAGTAGAGCAGCATGATGGAACTGTATCTGTACATAGCAATGTGGTCCGGACTCTCTTTGAAGTGCGGCTCCCGCATAACAGTATATGA
- a CDS encoding MarR family transcriptional regulator, translating into MIEDEIRELLDKISAEMRRDYAELLRELNLHVGQEQLLCRLWRSDGMTQIQLSESLNCEPPTITNMVKSLENHGFVVRKRDSEDGRVSRVYLTLAGRNLCEPVERIWNKQLDKLLTGILPEERLLLRRLMKQMADNLS; encoded by the coding sequence GTGATTGAAGATGAAATAAGAGAACTACTTGATAAAATTTCAGCGGAAATGCGTAGAGATTATGCAGAGCTGTTGAGGGAATTAAATCTTCATGTTGGCCAAGAACAGTTATTATGCCGGTTATGGAGATCAGATGGAATGACACAGATACAGTTAAGCGAGAGTCTGAACTGTGAGCCTCCCACAATCACGAATATGGTAAAATCACTTGAGAATCATGGGTTTGTTGTTCGAAAAAGAGACTCCGAAGATGGCAGAGTAAGCCGTGTATACCTAACTCTAGCTGGACGAAATCTTTGCGAACCTGTGGAACGTATTTGGAATAAGCAGCTGGATAAATTATTGACAGGCATTCTACCCGAAGAACGTTTATTATTAAGAAGGCTTATGAAACAGATGGCTGATAATCTATCTTGA
- a CDS encoding DUF896 domain-containing protein → MITSLTRINELARKEREEGLTKSEWVEQIALREDYLREIRGQVRSSLSGVTIVDPEGNDVTPEKIRLSRKETLQ, encoded by the coding sequence ATGATTACTAGTTTGACTCGTATTAATGAACTGGCTAGGAAAGAACGTGAAGAAGGTCTGACAAAAAGTGAGTGGGTGGAGCAGATCGCCTTGCGTGAAGATTACCTTCGTGAAATTCGTGGACAAGTTCGTAGCAGTCTATCAGGAGTTACAATCGTAGATCCAGAAGGTAATGATGTTACCCCTGAAAAGATTCGTTTATCTCGTAAAGAAACACTGCAATAA
- a CDS encoding alpha/beta hydrolase, which yields MKRTLFFLLKAVVVMVIAIVVFLAIVFTVNVICNKLEKGKIESYGQLVSVDGKNMNVTIQGHGEETVVLLPGYGTAAPGIDFKPLADELSPFYKVVVIEPFGYGLSDITEKERSTENIVSEIHECLQQLNIDRYILMGHSIAGIYGLDYVNKYKNEVSAFVGIDSSVPAQGAGDELPTAALKSLKQSGFYRLLVKLAPDQIISPDVDDKTKEQNRMISLKNMMNPNIISEAEHFTSNFKAAESLKFPKELPVIFFLVKDTTDVEGWEALHEEQIKDSLHGKMMMLEGDHYLHHTRSKEIVQHFRSFMGEMK from the coding sequence ATGAAAAGGACATTATTCTTTTTACTGAAAGCAGTTGTAGTTATGGTCATTGCGATAGTAGTTTTTCTAGCCATTGTTTTTACAGTTAATGTGATCTGCAACAAATTGGAGAAAGGAAAAATTGAATCCTATGGTCAGCTTGTATCTGTAGACGGAAAAAACATGAATGTTACGATTCAAGGTCATGGTGAAGAGACGGTCGTGTTACTTCCAGGTTACGGAACTGCAGCGCCGGGTATTGATTTTAAGCCGTTAGCTGATGAGCTGTCTCCATTCTACAAAGTTGTTGTGATTGAGCCATTTGGCTATGGATTAAGTGATATCACCGAAAAAGAACGAAGTACTGAAAATATTGTGAGTGAAATTCATGAATGCTTGCAGCAATTAAATATCGATCGGTACATTCTGATGGGGCACTCCATAGCTGGAATTTACGGTTTAGACTATGTGAACAAATACAAAAATGAAGTTAGCGCATTCGTCGGGATCGACAGCAGTGTTCCGGCACAAGGGGCTGGCGATGAGCTTCCAACAGCAGCCTTAAAATCACTTAAACAATCAGGTTTCTACAGATTGCTGGTTAAACTCGCTCCTGATCAAATCATTTCACCCGATGTGGATGATAAAACTAAAGAGCAAAATAGAATGATTTCGCTTAAAAACATGATGAATCCAAACATCATCAGTGAAGCAGAGCATTTCACAAGCAATTTCAAAGCTGCCGAGAGCTTAAAGTTCCCTAAAGAGCTTCCTGTGATTTTCTTCTTAGTGAAAGATACTACGGATGTTGAGGGCTGGGAAGCTTTACATGAAGAGCAGATAAAGGATTCCTTACATGGGAAGATGATGATGCTGGAAGGCGATCATTATTTGCACCATACCCGCTCGAAAGAAATCGTCCAGCACTTCAGAAGCTTTATGGGAGAAATGAAATAA